One Podarcis muralis chromosome 1, rPodMur119.hap1.1, whole genome shotgun sequence genomic window carries:
- the LOC114590520 gene encoding uncharacterized protein LOC114590520: MMPSRHAPPSFHGAGGEAAAVEPDQGPVCFEDVAVHFTDEEWVLLDPDQRALHKEVMEENREVMDSLSADELEIKNKRDHCKIHTVEKPYNYMVCGESFSQSFYSSSHQKNPIEKKLCQCLKCGKSFNSKRSLTSHQKTHSRKKSYQCLECGKSFSQSSYLISHQRTHSGERPYHCLECGKSFTWKASLTSHQIIHTGEKPYQCLECGKRFSRNFHLTSHQRTHSGEKPYQCIECGKSFSQKGPLTSHQRTHSGENPYQCFECGKSFTCKESLISHQRIHTGEKPYQCLECGKSFTWKVNLTSHQRIHTGEKPYQCLECGKRFTQKEGLTSHQRIHTGKKPYQCLECGESFAWKVSLTSHQIIHTGEKPYQCLECGKSFSRNSHLTSHGRIHRGEEPYQCLECGKSFIRKDNLTSHQRIHSGEKPYQCLVCGKSFSRKESVTSHQRIHTGEKPYQCLECEKSFNQNTHLISHQRIHTGEKPYQCLECGKSFSKRAHLTAHQRIHTGEKPYQCVECGNSFNSKGTLTSHQRIHTGEKPYQCLECGKRFNQKENLTSHQRIHTGEKPYQCLECGKRFSRNSHRTSHQKTHSREKPYQCLECGKRFTWKGSLTSHERIHTGVKPLKCL, encoded by the exons ATGATGCCATCAAGACATGCTCCTCCATCTTTTCATGGTGCTGGaggggaagcagcggctgtggaaccagatcaa ggtccagtgtgctttgaagatgttgctgttcatttcacagatgaggaatgggtgttgctggatcctgaccagagagctctgcataaggaagtcatggaggagaatcgtgagGTCATGGACTCTCTCA GTGctgatgaattggaaattaagaacaagagaGACCACTGCAAAATCCACACAGTGGAGAAGCCATATAACTACATGGTGTGTGGAgaaagcttcagtcagagcttcTATTCCTCTTCCCATCAAAAAAATCCCATTGAGAAGAAACTCTGTCAGTgcttgaaatgtggaaagagcttcaattcCAAGaggagtctcacttcccatcaaaaaactcataGCAGGAAAAAatcatatcagtgcttggaatgtggaaaaagcttcagtcaaagctcctatctcatttcccatcaaagaactcacagcgGGGAGAGACCATATcattgcttggaatgtggaaagagcttcacctggaaggcaagtctcacttcccatcaaataattcatacaggggagaaaccatatcagtgcttggaatgtggaaagcgcttTAGTCGGAActtccatctcacttcccatcaaagaactcacagtggtgagaaaccgtatcagtgcattgaatgtggaaagagcttcagtcagaagggcccactcacttcccatcaaagaactcacagtggGGAGAatccctatcagtgctttgaatgtggaaagagtttcacctGCAAGGAAAGCCTcatttcccaccaaagaattcatacaggggagaaaccatatcaatgcttagaatgtggaaagagcttcacttggAAGGTAaatcttacttcccatcaaagaattcatacaggggagaaaccgtatcagtgtttggaatgtggaaagagattcacccAGAAGGaaggtctcacttcccatcaaagaattcatactgggaagaaaccatatcagtgcttagaatgtggcgAGAGCTTCGCCTGGAAAgtaagtctcacttcccatcaaataattcatacaggggaaaaaccatatcaatgtttggaatgtggaaagagcttcagtcggaactCCCATCTCACATCACATGGAAGAATTCACAGAGGCGAAgagccatatcagtgcttggaatgtggaaagagcttcattcggaaggataatctcacttcccatcaaagaattcacagcggagagaaaccctatcagtgcttggtatgtggaaagagctttagtcggaAAGAAAgtgtcacttcccatcaaagaattcatacaggggagaaaccatatcagtgtttggaatgtgaaaagagcttcaatcagaacacccatctcatttcccatcaaagaattcatacgggggagaaaccatatcagtgcttggaatgtggaaagagcttcagtaagagggcGCATCTCAcggcccatcaaagaattcacactggggagaaaccatatcagtgtgttgaatgtggaaacagcttcaATTCCAAGGggactctcacttcccatcaaagaattcatacaggggagaaaccatatcagtgcttggaatgtggaaagagattcaacCAAAAGgaaaatctcacttcccatcaaagaattcatacaggggaaaaaccgtatcagtgtttggaatgtggaaagagattcagtcgAAATTCCCATCgcacttcccatcaaaaaactcacagcagggagaaaccatatcagtgcttggaatgtggaaagagattcacctGGAAAGGAAGTCTCACTTCacatgaaagaattcatacaggggtgaAACCATTAAAATGCTTGTGA